From one Humulus lupulus chromosome 8, drHumLupu1.1, whole genome shotgun sequence genomic stretch:
- the LOC133798106 gene encoding U1 small nuclear ribonucleoprotein C translates to MGKLWVEVCLISARGLRRSSSLWKLQWFAVGWIDPKNKYCSKIDASGNASPVWRTKFAVCIDVSESNFNDLALHVEVYSREPIFLRERLQGTATILLKEFLAKHHDKNSEVSRPGTDEVGSYQLRKRNSNKPQGFVDVSIRISEDREEPYSYIGGNEGHIKDGNSFTLAIGDGSAQAFPTEIPLASFSRPENQARTNSPYTHPMPLPTNYSDPSATQPSYPPETRPSYPSATRPSYPPAAGPSYPPAAGPSYQPPRTPPPPPPPPPSNAGYIPTFLPRPDRLQETYINMPSSSTGAPPGRGGGPGFAMGMGAGALAAGAVIFGDDFMSGFDVPSGLQDPTLVVATDPLF, encoded by the exons ATGGGAAAACTCTGGGTCGAAGTATGCCTCATTTCTGCTCGGGGGCTTCGGCGTTCTTCCTCCCTATGGAAGCTCCAGTGGTTTGCAGTTGGCTGGATTGATCCAAAAAACAAGTACTGCTCGAAAATCGATGCCTCAGGGAATGCAAGCCCGGTTTGGAGAACCAAGTTTGCTGTTTGCATAGATGTTTCAGAATCCAACTTCAACGATCTGGCTCTACATGTTGAAGTTTACAGCAGAGAGCCAATTTTCCTCAGAGAAAGACTTCAAGGGACAGCAACCATACTCTTGAAAGAATTCCTGGCTAAGCATCATGACAAGAATTCTGAGGTTTCAAGGCCTGGAACTGATGAAGTTGGTAGCTACCAGTTGCGCAAAAGAAACTCCAACAAACCTCAAGGATTTGTTGATGTTTCAATACGTATTTCTGAGGACAGAGAAGAGCCATATTCATATATTG GAGGAAACGAAGGACATATAAAGGACGGTAATTCTTTCACCTTGGCTATTGGAGATGGTTCTGCACAAGCTTTTCCAACAGAAATTCCCTTAGCTTCATTCTCCAGACCAGAGAATCAAGCAAGAACCAACTCCCCTTACACACACCCAATGCCATTGCCTACAAACTACTCCGACCCATCGGCAACCCAACCGAGTTACCCACCAGAAACGAGGCCGAGTTACCCATCTGCAACCAGACCAAGTTACCCACCTGCAGCTGGACCAAGTTACCCACCAGCAGCTGGACCAAGCTACCAGCCCCCAAGAACTCCGCCACCACCTCCACCTCCACCACCTTCAAATGCTGGTTACATACCTACTTTTCTTCCAAGACCAGATCGTTTGCAAGAGACTTATATTAACATGCCGTCGTCATCAACTGGGGCACCCCCAGGTCGTGGTGGAGGGCCTGGTTTTGCAATGGGAATGGGTGCTGGAGCTCTGGCAGCTGGTGCTGTGATCTTTGGGGATGATTTCATGTCCGGGTTTGATGTTCCTTCTGGTTTACAGGATCCTACTCTTGTCGTAGCAACTGACCCTCTTTTCTAA
- the LOC133798103 gene encoding uncharacterized protein LOC133798103 yields the protein MRNIAMELGVLPHLVHSVPVESSNFKVKIKFSSTSFPSKFINPDKKSQVGLQSSRVVFASASSVSGSSADYSDSTGQLLGGKTKQKVKTIGGIDQDELVDPSHIADPDSCFCEFKGVQIHHKICEPESVSDKSLQSQNLSQPIKKIGLPMILLHGFGASVFSWNRVMKTLADFTGSKVLAFDRPAFGLTSRLNFWEQSASGNADTKPLNPYSMAFSVLATLYFIGFLGAEKAIIVGHSAGSLVAVNSYFEAPERVAALILVAPAILAPLTVPKVEKGNQMREKNKKEANSNSSSQGNPFIHLRNIFSNVTKIVLQAMMRVVKGMADMLNSVYKKFLSAILRSAFGVMLIRVIIDKFGRAAVKNSWYDPKKVTEDVLNGYTKPLRIKGWDKALVEFTAAMLTDTEPELKPPLTERLREISCPVLILTGDNDRLVPSWNAERLSRAIPGSYFEVIKHCGHLPQEEKVDEFVSIVQKFLQRAFGNIDSLEGAAVL from the exons ATGAGGAACATTGCCATGGAGTTGGGGGTGTTACCCCACTTGGTCCACTCTGTCCCTGTTGAGTCTTCCAACTTCAAGGTTAAAATCAAGTTTTCAAGCACAAGCTTTCCCTCAAAGTTCATTAACCCAGATAAGAAAAGCCAAGTGGGTCTTCAATCTTCTCGGGTTGTTTTTGCTTCTGCTTCTTCTGTTAGTGGCTCCAGTGCTGATTACTCTG ATTCCACTGGGCAATTGTTGGGTGGGAAGACAAAACAGAAGGTGAAGACTATAGGTGGAATAGATCAAGATGAACTGGTCGACCCTTCTCATATAGCTGATCCAGATAGTTGTTTTTGTGAGTTTAAAGGAGTACAGATACACCACAAGATATGTGAACCTGAATCTGTGTCAGATAAGTCGTTGCAGAGTCAAAATCTGTCTCAACCTATCAAGAAGATTGGTCTTCCTATGATTTTACTACATGGGTTTGGAGCCTCTGTGTTCTCGTGGAACAGAGTCATGAAGACATTGGCAGATTTCACTGGCTCCAAAGTTCTTGCCTTTGATAGACCAGCCTTCGGTTTGACATCAAGGCTAAACTTTTGGGAGCAATCAGCTTCTGGCAATGCCGATACAAAACCTTTGAATCCATACTCCATGGCGTTTTCGGTGCTTGCTACTTTGTACTTCATTGGCTTTTTAGGAGCTGAGAAAGCAATCATTGTTGG GCATTCAGCTGGTTCTCTTGTAGCAGTTAATTCATATTTTGAAGCACCAGAACGTGTTGCAGCTCTGATCCTTGTTGCTCCAGCGATCTTGGCTCCTCTTACTGTGCCAAAAGTTGAAAAGGGAAACCAAATGAGagaaaagaacaagaaggaagcaAACTCAAACAGCAGTAGTCAAGGGAATCCATTTATCCATCTTCGTAATATATTCTCCAATGTCACTAAGATTGTTTTGCAGGCAATGATGAGAGTAGTGAAGGGAATGGCAGATATGCTCAACTCTGTATATAAGAAATTTTTGTCAGCTATTCTGCGCTCTGCTTTTGGTGTGATGTTG ATAAGAGTGATAATAGACAAATTTGGTCGGGCTGCTGTTAAGAATTCATGGTATGACCCAAAGAAAGTCACTGAAGACGTCCTTAATGGTTATACAAAG CCATTAAGGATTAAGGGCTGGGACAAGGCACTAGTGGAGTTCACTGCAGCAATGCTTACTGATACTGAACCTGAACTAAAACCACCACTTACAGAAAGACTCCGTGAAATCTCATGTCCTG TTCTGATTCTTACGGGTGACAACGACCGACTTGTCCCCTCATGGAATGCTGAGAGACTCTCAAGAGCGATACCCGGTTCCTACTTTGAAGTAATCAAGCACTGCGGCCACTTGCCCCAAGAAGAAAAAGTGGATGAGTTTGTATCAATAGTTCAGAAATTTCTGCAAAGAGCTTTTGGTAATATTGATTCTCTTGAGGGGGCAGCAGTATTGTGA
- the LOC133798107 gene encoding uncharacterized protein LOC133798107, which produces MDALLCKKLGDPTVQEGDLNSPIVLEKKYPIPELDSPTAVRVRIKATSLNYANYLQILGKYQEKPPLPFIPGSDYSGVVDAVGHGVSKFKVGDPVCSFANLGTFSQFIVVDQNHLIGVPEGCDLIEAGALPVAFGTSHVAIVHRANLTAGQVLLVLGAAGGVGLAAVQIGKVCGAVVIAVARGAQKVEYLKALGVDHVVDSGKENVIQSVKEFLKARKLKGVDVLYDPVGGKLTKESLKLLNWGANILIIGFASGEVPLIPANIALVKNWTVHGLYWGSYRIHRPGVLEDSIKELLSWVVRGLIKIHISHAYSLSEASLAFSAIRDRKVIGKVMIVMDGGRTITSKL; this is translated from the exons ATGGATGCTCTCTTGTGCAAGAAATTGGGTGACCCAACGGTGCAAGAAGGAGATCTCAATAGCCCAATTGTATTGGAAAAGAAGTATCCTATCCCAGAATTGGACTCCCCAACAGCGGTGAGGGTCAGGATCAAAGCCACCAGCTTGAACTATGCCAATTATCTCCAGATATTGGGTAAGTACCAGGAGAAGCCTCCGCTCCCCTTCATCCCAGGCTCTGATTACTCCGGTGTCGTAGATGCCGTCGGACATGGTGTTTCCAAGTTCAAAGTGGGTGACCCAGTTTGTAGCTTCGCCAACCTCGGCACCTTCTCCCAGTTTATCGTCGTTGATCAGAACCATCT GATTGGGGTGCCGGAGGGATGTGATCTAATTGAAGCTGGAGCTTTGCCTGTTGCGTTTGGGACCTCCCATGTTGCAATTGTTCACAGGGCAAATTTGACGGCTGGCCAG GTGTTGCTGGTTCTTGGCGCAGCTGGGGGTGTTGGTCTGGCAGCTGTACAGATTGGCAAGGTTTGTGGCGCCGTTGTTATAGCTGTGGCTAG GGGAGCTCAAAAGGTGGAGTATTTGAAAGCACTGGGTGTTGATCATGTAGTGGACTCGGGTAAGGAGAATGTTATTCAGAGTGTCAAGGAATTCCTCAAGGCCAGAAAGCTAAAAGGGGTTGATGTTTTGTATGATCCTGTTGGAGGCAAGCTTACTAAAGAAAGTTTAAAACTGTTAAACTGGGGGGCAAACATTTTGATCATAGGCTTTGCCAGTGGAGAAGTCCCTCTCATCCCTGCAAATATTGCTCTTGTTAAG AACTGGACAGTGCATGGACTTTACTGGGGTAGCTACAGAATACATCGACCAGGTGTTCTTGAAGATTCCATTAAGGAGCTACTATCCTGGGTAGTGAGAGGCTTGATCAAAATCCACATTTCTCATGCTTACAGCCTATCAGAG GCTAGCCTTGCCTTTTCTGCTATCCGAGACAGGAAAGTAATTGGAAAGGTGATGATCGTTATGGATGGCGGAAGAACAATAACATCTAAGCTTTGA
- the LOC133798105 gene encoding autophagy-related protein 18c-like, which yields MSSTVSTSRGILPPTRVGTYESPERGPSGSLSQLEPELNDNNETELLSVSWNQDYGCFAAGTSHGFRIYNCDPFKETFRRDLKSGGFKIVEMLFRCNILALVGGGANAQYPPNKVIIWDDHQSRCIGEFAFRSEVRAVKLRQDRIVVVLEHKIYVYNFMDLKLLHQIETLANPRGLCCLSHHSNTSVLVCPGLQRGHVRIEHFGLNMTKLINAHDSHIACFTLTMDGLLLATASAKGTLIRIFNTMDGTRLQEVRRGVDRAEIYGITLSPNVQWLATSSDKGTVHIFRLRVRVVGGDSYANSSGPQAQHLDHQNSSTSLDALISSNTGANPGSSLSFMRGVLPKYFSSEWSFARFHLPEDTQFIAAFGSQNTVIIVGMDGSFYRCSFDPVNGGDMLQQEHIRFLRTDSRPR from the exons ATGAGTTCAACTGTTTCAACATCTAGGGGAATACTTCCTCCAACAAGGGTTGGGACATATGAATCCCCAGAAAGAGGGCCTTCAGGTTCTCTTAGCCAACTTGAACCAGAGCTGAATGACAATAATGAGACAGAATTGCTCTCAGTATCCTGGAACCAGGATTATGGTTGCTTTGCTGCTGGGACAAGCCACGGTTTTCGCATATACAACTGTGATCCTTTTAAGGAAACTTTCAGGCGTGATTTAAAAAGTGGTGGATTTAAGATTGTTGAGATGCTATTTCGTTGCAACATTCTTGCACTTGTTGGTGGAGGAGCTAATGCCCAGTATCCCCCTAATAAAGTTATAATTTGGGATGATCATCAAAGCCGCTGCATTGGCGAATTTGCATTTAGGTCTGAGGTTCGTGCAGTGAAATTAAGGCAGGATCGCATTGTTGTTGTTCTAGAGCATAAGATATATGTTTACAACTTTATGGATCTGAAACTGCTTCACCAGATTGAGACTCTGGCAAATCCAAGAGGACTATGTTGCTTGTCTCATCATTCAAATACATCTGTGTTGGTGTGCCCAGGCCTTCAACGAGGACATGTTCGAATTGAACACTTTGGGTTGAATATGACAAAGTTAATTAATGCTCATGATTCTCATATTGCATGTTTTACATTAACAATGGATGGTCTGCTTCTTGCTACTGCTAGTGCAAAGGGTACTTTGATTAGAATCTTCAACACTATGGATGGGACTCGTTTACAAGAG GTACGTAGAGGGGTGGACAGGGCAGAAATTTATGGTATTACTCTCTCCCCAAATGTCCAGTGGTTAGCAACATCAAGTGACAAAGGTACTGTACACATATTCCGCCTAAGAGTTCGAGTTGTTGGGGGGGATTCATATGCCAATTCAAGTGGCCCCCAAGCGCAACATCTGGATCACCAGAATTCTTCAACTTCCCTTGATGCTCTTATTTCGTCAAACACTGGTGCCAATCCTGGTTCATCGCTGTCTTTTATGAGAG GGGTCTTACCAAAATATTTCAGCTCTGAATGGTCATTTGCTCGGTTCCACTTACCAGAAGACACTCAATTCATTGCAGCATTTGGATCTCAGAATACCGTCATCATTGTTGGCATGGATGGAAG TTTCTATCGGTGCAGTTTTGATCCTGTAAATGGAGGGGATATGTTGCAGCAAGAACACATTCGATTTCTGAGGACTGACAGTAGACCCAGATAG